In one window of Bartonella sp. M0283 DNA:
- a CDS encoding aldehyde dehydrogenase family protein, which produces MLDKRKFYINGAWVEPLEAHDLKVIDPSTEEACAVISNGTSKDVDRAVTAAKAAFEGWKHTDPQKRLTFVEKILSIYNRRRGEMAKAISTEMGAPIDMALEQQVGGGAFFIEGFIDSFKHFSFKTDLVKGHKDSALQYEPVGVVGLITPWNWPMNLINLKVIPALLAGCTMVLKPSEIAPLSGLLYADIIDEAGLPKGVFNLVNGDGAGVGTCLSGHPDIAMISFTGSTRVGKAISKNASDTLKHVDLELGGKGANLVFADAREDAIKWSVLACFNNSGQSCNAPTRMFVERSIYEKAKKIAKEVANNVKLAVASERGDHLGPVVSKAQFDKIQGLIQSGIDEGATLIAGGTGLADGFKRGYFVRPTVFADVKPNMKIFREEIFGPVLSMIPFDSEEEAIAMANDTDYGLTNYVQSGDKEKCHRVATALRSGMVEVNGKSLPKESFFGGVKYSGHAREGSIWGIKQFLDTKAISEW; this is translated from the coding sequence ATGTTAGATAAACGCAAATTTTATATAAATGGTGCCTGGGTTGAACCATTAGAGGCTCATGACCTCAAAGTGATTGACCCGTCCACGGAAGAAGCTTGTGCTGTCATCAGCAATGGCACGTCAAAAGACGTCGATCGCGCCGTTACAGCAGCAAAAGCAGCCTTTGAGGGATGGAAGCATACCGACCCGCAAAAACGTTTAACCTTTGTTGAAAAAATATTGTCGATCTATAACCGGCGCAGAGGTGAAATGGCAAAAGCTATTTCAACGGAAATGGGCGCCCCCATTGATATGGCCTTGGAACAACAAGTCGGAGGCGGCGCTTTCTTTATCGAAGGCTTTATTGATAGCTTTAAACATTTTTCTTTTAAGACCGATCTTGTAAAAGGTCATAAAGATAGTGCGCTTCAATATGAGCCGGTCGGTGTCGTCGGTCTCATTACGCCATGGAACTGGCCAATGAACCTGATTAACCTGAAGGTTATTCCGGCATTGCTTGCCGGTTGTACGATGGTCTTGAAGCCTTCTGAAATTGCTCCACTTTCCGGCCTATTATATGCCGATATTATCGATGAGGCGGGTCTTCCCAAGGGTGTGTTCAACCTTGTCAATGGTGATGGTGCGGGTGTTGGAACATGTCTTTCCGGTCATCCCGACATTGCTATGATAAGCTTTACCGGTTCTACCCGCGTTGGCAAAGCAATTTCCAAAAATGCTTCCGACACATTAAAACATGTTGATCTGGAGCTTGGTGGTAAAGGAGCGAATCTGGTTTTTGCCGATGCCCGTGAAGATGCGATCAAATGGAGCGTTCTAGCCTGCTTCAACAATAGCGGACAGAGTTGCAATGCACCAACCCGTATGTTTGTCGAGCGTTCCATTTATGAAAAAGCCAAGAAAATTGCTAAAGAAGTAGCAAATAATGTCAAACTTGCTGTTGCGAGCGAGCGCGGAGACCATTTGGGACCGGTTGTTTCAAAAGCCCAGTTCGACAAAATCCAAGGCCTTATCCAATCGGGTATCGACGAGGGTGCAACGCTTATCGCCGGAGGTACCGGCTTGGCTGACGGTTTCAAGCGCGGCTATTTTGTTCGTCCGACTGTTTTTGCTGATGTCAAACCGAACATGAAAATTTTCCGTGAAGAAATTTTCGGGCCGGTTCTGTCGATGATTCCTTTCGACAGTGAAGAAGAAGCCATAGCAATGGCTAATGACACGGATTATGGCCTGACGAACTATGTCCAATCCGGAGACAAGGAAAAATGCCACCGTGTTGCAACGGCCTTGCGTTCCGGCATGGTTGAAGTTAACGGTAAGAGCTTGCCGAAGGAAAGCTTCTTCGGTGGTGTCAAATATTCCGGCCATGCCCGTGAAGGTAGTATCTGGGGAATCAAACAATTTCTTGATACCAAAGCCATCTCCGAATGGTAA
- a CDS encoding RluA family pseudouridine synthase codes for MIRLVSDDTAEGQRVDQWLARNCPEMSRSRLQALIREGQLKINQLVIREPKTRLKTGDSIEVSLPEPVAAQPRGEAIDLDILYEDDDLIVINKPAGLVVHPGNGNETGTLVNALIYHCGSSLSGIGGVKRPGIVHRLDKDTSGVMVVAKNDHAHNVLSRQFADHGRQGPLERSYQAVVWGALSQKAGVVDTYLGRSSRDRIKRAVVSPTQMDARHAITHYQLLESFGKTNEKEAIASLIECRLETGRTHQIRVHMAHIGHPLVGDQVYGSAFKTKANMLPDDLKTIVSAFPRQALHAATLVFEHPSTGKIMRFTSSLPTDMLNLIGAFRKFR; via the coding sequence TTGATCAGACTGGTAAGTGATGACACGGCCGAAGGTCAACGCGTCGATCAATGGCTGGCACGAAATTGTCCGGAAATGTCGCGTTCGCGTCTTCAAGCTCTCATTCGTGAAGGACAGTTGAAAATAAATCAACTTGTTATACGCGAACCGAAAACGCGGTTAAAAACCGGCGATTCGATTGAAGTTTCTTTGCCGGAACCCGTTGCCGCACAACCACGGGGAGAAGCAATAGACCTTGATATTCTCTATGAAGATGATGATCTTATAGTTATCAACAAACCGGCAGGCCTTGTTGTCCATCCCGGCAATGGCAACGAGACAGGAACACTGGTTAACGCCCTGATCTACCACTGCGGTTCATCGCTTTCGGGCATCGGGGGCGTCAAACGTCCAGGAATCGTGCACCGCCTCGACAAGGATACAAGCGGTGTTATGGTTGTTGCCAAAAATGACCATGCCCATAATGTTTTAAGCCGCCAGTTTGCTGATCATGGCCGGCAAGGCCCTCTCGAACGCAGCTATCAGGCTGTTGTGTGGGGCGCTTTGTCACAAAAGGCCGGTGTCGTTGACACCTATCTCGGACGTTCCTCACGGGATCGTATAAAAAGAGCCGTTGTTTCGCCCACCCAGATGGATGCCCGCCACGCAATAACACATTATCAATTATTGGAGTCATTCGGGAAAACAAATGAAAAGGAAGCGATTGCAAGTCTGATTGAATGCCGATTGGAAACAGGACGTACACACCAGATCCGTGTGCATATGGCTCACATTGGCCACCCGCTTGTCGGCGATCAGGTTTATGGCAGTGCTTTCAAGACAAAAGCCAATATGTTACCCGATGACTTAAAAACAATTGTCAGCGCATTTCCGCGTCAAGCTCTTCATGCTGCGACACTTGTCTTCGAACATCCATCTACCGGAAAAATCATGCGCTTTACGAGTAGCCTGCCAACTGATATGCTCAATCTTATCGGGGCATTTCGGAAATTTAGGTGA
- the rpoH gene encoding RNA polymerase sigma factor RpoH, giving the protein MAQTNLPSVANGDGGLTRYLEEIRRFPMLEPQEEYMLAKRYREHNDPKAAHKLVTSHLRLVAKIAMGYRGYGLPIGEVISEGNVGLMQAVKRFEPERGFRLATYAMWWIKASIQEYVLRSWSLVKMGTTANQKRLFFNLRKVKSKIQALDDGDLNPEQVKEIATRLNVSEDDVISMNRRLSGDTSLNAPIRASEGESGEWQDWLVDDSSSQEQLLIEEDELENRRAMLEKAMEGLNDREKRIFKARRLSDDPVTLEELSTEFGISRERVRQIEVRAFEKVQNAVRAEAIAQKHALLPTTPKKLAPAANK; this is encoded by the coding sequence ATGGCCCAGACAAATTTACCATCAGTTGCTAACGGTGATGGGGGACTTACCCGCTATCTGGAAGAGATACGCCGGTTTCCTATGCTGGAGCCACAGGAAGAATATATGCTTGCGAAACGTTATCGCGAGCATAACGACCCGAAGGCAGCTCATAAACTCGTTACCAGTCATTTAAGACTCGTTGCAAAAATTGCAATGGGCTATCGTGGCTATGGTCTGCCGATCGGCGAAGTTATTTCCGAGGGCAATGTCGGACTGATGCAGGCTGTCAAACGTTTTGAACCGGAACGCGGCTTCAGGCTTGCCACTTATGCCATGTGGTGGATTAAAGCCTCTATTCAGGAATATGTTTTGCGTTCGTGGAGCCTTGTAAAAATGGGCACCACGGCCAATCAGAAGCGCCTGTTTTTCAATTTGAGAAAAGTCAAAAGCAAGATTCAAGCTTTAGATGACGGCGACCTTAACCCCGAACAGGTCAAGGAAATTGCGACCCGTCTTAATGTCAGCGAAGATGATGTCATTTCGATGAACCGGCGCTTGTCCGGCGACACATCACTCAATGCGCCAATCCGTGCGAGTGAAGGTGAAAGTGGAGAATGGCAGGATTGGCTCGTTGATGATTCAAGCAGTCAGGAACAGTTGCTGATTGAAGAAGACGAACTCGAAAATCGTCGTGCTATGCTTGAAAAAGCAATGGAAGGTCTCAATGATCGTGAGAAACGGATTTTTAAAGCCCGCCGTTTGTCGGACGATCCGGTCACGCTTGAAGAACTTTCGACAGAATTTGGCATTAGCCGTGAACGCGTTCGTCAAATTGAAGTACGCGCTTTCGAGAAAGTGCAGAACGCTGTGAGAGCTGAAGCCATTGCGCAGAAACATGCTCTGCTGCCAACCACGCCAAAAAAACTCGCACCTGCGGCAAACAAATAA
- a CDS encoding adenylosuccinate synthase translates to MANVVVVGAQWGDEGKGKIVDWLSERADVVVRYQGGHNAGHTLVIDGTSYKLSLFPSGVVRGKLSIIGNGVVVDPHHFVEELKKLRGQGIKITPENLRIAENAPLILSLHRDLDAAREDATSSLKIGTTKRGIGPAYEDKVGRRSIRVMDLAEPDTLMKKIERLLAHHNPLRRGMGKPEIDPKTLYDELMEVAGDILPFMDRTWKLLDEQRRAGSRILFEGAQGALLDNDFGTYPYVTSSNTIAGQAATGSGMGPGAINYVLGIAKAYTTRVGEGPFPTEQKNEAGEYLGTHGHEYGVVTGRKRRCGWLDAVLLRQMIAVCGINGIALTKLDVLDGLDEIKICVAYELDGKKIDYMPSSMGAQARLKPIYETMEGWKETTAGARSWAELPAKAVKYVRHIEELIGAPVALLSTSPERQDTILVTDPFEDR, encoded by the coding sequence ATGGCCAATGTAGTGGTTGTCGGTGCACAGTGGGGTGACGAGGGAAAAGGCAAGATTGTTGACTGGTTATCCGAACGTGCAGATGTGGTGGTGCGTTATCAGGGCGGGCATAATGCCGGTCACACATTGGTTATTGATGGAACAAGTTATAAATTGTCGCTGTTTCCCTCGGGGGTTGTGCGTGGCAAATTGTCAATTATCGGCAATGGTGTTGTTGTTGACCCGCATCACTTTGTGGAAGAGTTGAAAAAACTTCGCGGACAGGGGATTAAAATTACACCGGAAAATCTGCGTATTGCAGAAAATGCACCGCTTATTCTTTCTCTTCACCGTGATCTTGACGCCGCACGAGAAGACGCCACATCAAGTCTTAAAATCGGTACAACCAAGCGCGGCATAGGGCCTGCCTATGAAGACAAAGTCGGCCGCCGTTCAATTCGTGTGATGGATCTCGCCGAACCCGATACTTTGATGAAAAAGATCGAACGGTTGCTTGCCCACCACAATCCGCTTCGTCGCGGCATGGGAAAACCGGAGATCGATCCAAAAACACTTTATGACGAGTTGATGGAAGTGGCGGGCGATATTCTTCCCTTTATGGACCGCACATGGAAATTGCTTGACGAGCAACGCCGTGCCGGTTCACGAATTCTTTTTGAAGGTGCGCAAGGTGCACTTCTTGATAATGATTTCGGTACATATCCTTATGTAACTTCATCCAATACGATTGCGGGGCAGGCCGCAACGGGTTCGGGAATGGGGCCGGGGGCAATCAACTATGTTCTCGGTATTGCCAAGGCCTATACCACGCGCGTTGGCGAAGGACCGTTTCCGACCGAACAGAAAAATGAAGCTGGTGAATATCTTGGAACGCACGGACATGAATATGGTGTCGTCACCGGGCGTAAGCGCCGTTGTGGCTGGCTTGATGCGGTGTTGTTGCGTCAGATGATTGCTGTCTGTGGCATTAACGGTATCGCACTTACCAAGCTTGATGTTCTTGACGGACTGGACGAAATCAAGATTTGCGTCGCCTATGAGCTTGATGGCAAAAAGATTGATTATATGCCCTCCTCAATGGGAGCGCAGGCGCGTTTGAAGCCGATTTATGAAACCATGGAAGGCTGGAAAGAAACCACTGCCGGCGCAAGAAGCTGGGCCGAGTTGCCTGCCAAAGCGGTCAAATATGTCCGCCATATTGAAGAATTGATCGGCGCTCCGGTTGCGCTTTTATCAACAAGTCCGGAACGTCAGGATACAATTCTTGTTACTGATCCGTTTGAGGACAGGTAA
- the glpT gene encoding glycerol-3-phosphate transporter has translation MLNIFKHAPNKPRVPEAEIDPLYRRLRWQIFFGIFFGYAAYYLVRKNFALAMPSLVEQGFTRGDLGFALSAVSVAYGISKFIMGAVSDRSNPRVFLPVGLILASVVMLIMGFVPWATSSIAVMFVLLFICGWFQGMGWPPCGRTMVHWWSQKERGGIVSLWNCAHNVGGGLPPILFMLGMAWFNDWHAAFYMPAFAAILVAIFAFAMMRDTPQSCGLPPIEEYKNDYPENYSEKNEVELTTKQIFTQYVLPNKLLWYIAFANVFVYLLRYGVLDWSPTYLKEVKHFAVDQSSWAYFFYEYAGIPGTLLCGWMSDKVFHGNRGATGVFFMTLVTIATVIYWLNPEGHPNIDMICMIVIGFLIYGPVMLIGLHALELAPKKAAGTAAGFTGLFGYLGGSVAASAIVGYTVDYFGWNGGFLLMIGGGVIAVILLAIEMVGERKQHKEQAN, from the coding sequence ATGCTAAACATTTTTAAACACGCGCCAAACAAACCGCGTGTCCCTGAAGCGGAAATCGACCCGCTTTATCGTCGTCTGCGTTGGCAGATTTTCTTCGGGATATTCTTCGGTTACGCCGCCTATTATCTCGTACGTAAGAACTTTGCTCTGGCTATGCCTTCTCTGGTCGAACAAGGCTTTACCCGTGGTGATTTGGGTTTTGCCTTATCGGCTGTTTCTGTAGCTTATGGTATTTCGAAATTTATTATGGGGGCAGTCTCGGACCGCTCCAATCCGCGCGTTTTCCTGCCGGTCGGTTTGATTCTCGCGTCAGTTGTCATGCTGATCATGGGCTTTGTTCCATGGGCTACATCAAGCATTGCCGTCATGTTCGTGTTGCTTTTCATTTGCGGCTGGTTTCAGGGCATGGGTTGGCCTCCCTGCGGGCGCACAATGGTGCACTGGTGGTCACAAAAAGAACGCGGCGGTATCGTTTCTTTGTGGAACTGCGCCCATAATGTCGGCGGTGGTCTTCCTCCAATCCTCTTCATGCTTGGCATGGCATGGTTCAACGATTGGCATGCAGCCTTTTATATGCCTGCTTTTGCTGCCATTCTGGTCGCCATTTTTGCCTTTGCAATGATGCGCGATACACCGCAATCTTGCGGCCTGCCGCCAATTGAAGAATATAAAAACGACTATCCGGAAAACTATTCGGAAAAGAACGAGGTTGAACTCACAACCAAGCAGATTTTCACCCAATATGTTTTGCCGAACAAGCTCCTCTGGTATATCGCTTTTGCCAATGTTTTTGTTTATCTGTTGCGTTATGGCGTTCTCGACTGGTCGCCGACTTATTTGAAAGAAGTCAAACACTTTGCAGTCGACCAGTCTTCCTGGGCTTATTTCTTCTATGAATATGCAGGCATTCCCGGCACACTTCTTTGCGGCTGGATGTCCGATAAGGTCTTCCACGGCAACCGTGGTGCAACCGGTGTTTTCTTCATGACATTGGTAACCATTGCCACTGTTATTTACTGGCTCAACCCTGAAGGCCATCCCAATATCGATATGATCTGCATGATCGTTATCGGCTTTTTGATCTATGGGCCTGTTATGTTGATCGGTCTTCATGCTCTCGAATTGGCGCCGAAGAAAGCGGCTGGTACTGCTGCAGGTTTCACCGGTCTTTTCGGTTACCTTGGTGGTTCGGTTGCTGCTAGCGCGATCGTTGGTTATACGGTCGACTATTTCGGCTGGAACGGTGGTTTCCTTCTCATGATTGGTGGCGGTGTCATCGCTGTCATCCTTCTTGCTATCGAAATGGTTGGCGAACGCAAGCAACATAAAGAGCAAGCAAACTGA
- a CDS encoding GMC family oxidoreductase: protein MTQKLPEVDAVIVGLGWAGAIIANELADEGLSVVGFERGPWRDTARDFNITTVPDELRYNDRQELMVEPRQNAVTVRNNVSETALPMRHWGSFHPGNGIGGAGLHWAGITFRFQPEEFRLRSHLEERYGKGAIPDFLSLQDWGTDWQEMEPFYDRFEKLCGTSGKAGNIGGKKIRGGNMFEGPRSSDYPTPPMDQPYGPALFAKTAEKMGYNSFPVPSSLLSQAYTNELGVSLAPCTFCGFCTNYGCANYSKASALTCVIPALMLKKNFTARVNSEVLQVMLDSDGKRATGIRFIDEEGIEYEQPADIVVVSAFTLENVRLMLLSGVGKAYNPIDKSGTTGRNYAYQTANNVQLFFNDKTIFNPFIGAGAVGMGIDDFNNDNFDHSGLGFFGGGSIRVTPIGAAPIAFRPVPPDTPRWGKTWKAATVKHYLSTMSIGCEASNYSSPANYLSLDPTYKDPHGRPLLRITYDYTDNERKMALYCTGKVAEIAKAMGPDQIVQQPSKGHWNSVPYQSSHVVGGFIMGADPENSSVNKYLQNWDVHNLFVVGASAFPQNPGYNPTGTVGALAYKAADAIRRLYLKNPRPLI, encoded by the coding sequence ATGACGCAAAAATTGCCGGAAGTCGATGCAGTGATAGTCGGTCTTGGCTGGGCGGGTGCTATTATCGCCAACGAATTGGCTGATGAGGGCTTGAGCGTTGTCGGTTTCGAGCGGGGGCCATGGCGTGATACCGCACGCGATTTCAACATAACAACAGTTCCCGATGAATTGCGTTATAACGACCGTCAGGAATTGATGGTGGAACCGCGCCAAAATGCTGTGACTGTTAGAAATAACGTTTCTGAAACGGCTTTGCCCATGCGCCATTGGGGGTCGTTTCATCCCGGCAATGGCATTGGCGGCGCAGGTCTTCACTGGGCAGGAATTACATTCCGCTTTCAACCTGAAGAATTTCGTTTGAGAAGCCATCTTGAAGAACGATATGGCAAAGGTGCTATTCCGGATTTTCTTTCCTTGCAGGACTGGGGAACCGATTGGCAAGAGATGGAACCCTTCTATGACAGGTTTGAAAAACTTTGTGGAACCTCGGGAAAAGCTGGAAATATCGGGGGTAAAAAAATTCGTGGTGGCAATATGTTCGAGGGGCCACGTTCAAGCGACTACCCAACTCCTCCGATGGATCAGCCTTATGGGCCGGCATTGTTTGCAAAAACAGCCGAAAAAATGGGATATAACTCTTTTCCTGTTCCCTCTTCGCTTCTCTCGCAAGCCTATACAAACGAGCTCGGAGTAAGTTTGGCTCCTTGTACATTTTGTGGCTTTTGCACAAATTATGGTTGCGCAAATTATTCGAAAGCAAGTGCGCTCACCTGTGTCATTCCCGCATTGATGCTGAAGAAAAACTTCACGGCGAGAGTAAATAGCGAGGTCTTGCAGGTCATGCTTGATAGTGACGGAAAGCGCGCAACAGGAATCCGCTTTATCGATGAAGAGGGAATAGAATACGAGCAGCCGGCCGATATTGTGGTGGTCTCGGCTTTCACACTTGAAAATGTGCGCCTTATGCTGCTTTCAGGCGTTGGTAAGGCTTATAACCCGATAGATAAGAGTGGTACGACCGGCCGAAATTATGCGTACCAGACGGCCAATAATGTTCAATTGTTTTTCAACGACAAAACGATTTTCAATCCCTTCATTGGCGCAGGTGCTGTCGGTATGGGCATTGACGATTTCAATAATGACAATTTTGACCATTCGGGGCTTGGCTTTTTTGGCGGTGGCAGTATTCGGGTAACGCCGATTGGCGCCGCTCCCATCGCGTTCCGGCCAGTTCCTCCCGATACGCCAAGATGGGGGAAAACATGGAAAGCTGCCACGGTGAAACATTATCTGTCCACAATGTCGATCGGTTGTGAAGCATCGAATTATTCGTCACCGGCAAATTATCTGTCTCTTGACCCGACATATAAGGATCCGCACGGACGGCCGCTTTTGCGTATAACTTATGACTACACCGACAATGAACGAAAAATGGCGCTTTATTGCACCGGAAAAGTTGCAGAGATTGCAAAGGCAATGGGGCCTGATCAAATTGTTCAACAGCCGTCAAAAGGACATTGGAATTCGGTACCATACCAATCTTCCCACGTTGTCGGCGGCTTTATAATGGGAGCCGATCCGGAAAATAGCAGCGTCAATAAATATCTTCAAAATTGGGACGTGCATAATCTGTTTGTTGTCGGCGCTTCGGCTTTTCCGCAAAATCCCGGTTATAATCCGACCGGAACTGTTGGAGCTCTTGCCTATAAGGCGGCTGATGCAATCAGGCGCTTATATCTGAAAAATCCCCGTCCTTTGATATGA
- a CDS encoding gluconate 2-dehydrogenase subunit 3 family protein: MKNSAARFSRRHFLMAGAAFLTFTPTIPSFASVVNAVPDWIAGDVSMPEVFPAGKWYFLRQDEVELLGAIVEQLIPADSLSISGKEAGCVEFIDRQLAGKYGDFAKYYMAAPFMEGTPQQGDQSSLTPRERYRLGLKALSEYCASKFGQSFIALPPEQRDRVLHDMEEGNIAFQGIDAKLFFEIVLQNTMEGFFADPIYGGNKNMVSWKMLGFPGARYDYRAFIHQHNQKLDIEPVSIAKLPD; encoded by the coding sequence ATGAAAAACAGTGCCGCCCGATTTTCTCGCCGACATTTTTTGATGGCTGGTGCAGCATTTTTGACGTTCACACCAACCATTCCGAGCTTTGCTTCAGTGGTAAACGCGGTGCCAGACTGGATTGCCGGTGATGTCAGTATGCCGGAGGTTTTTCCGGCCGGAAAATGGTATTTCCTGAGACAAGATGAAGTCGAACTTCTCGGAGCAATTGTCGAGCAGTTGATACCGGCTGATTCCTTAAGTATTAGTGGAAAAGAAGCGGGCTGTGTCGAATTTATCGATAGGCAACTTGCCGGTAAATATGGCGATTTTGCAAAATATTATATGGCAGCTCCCTTCATGGAAGGCACTCCCCAGCAAGGAGACCAATCTTCGTTGACACCGCGTGAGCGTTACCGCTTGGGGTTGAAAGCGTTGAGTGAATATTGCGCAAGCAAGTTCGGTCAGTCATTTATCGCCTTGCCCCCCGAACAACGTGATCGGGTTTTGCACGACATGGAAGAAGGCAATATCGCCTTTCAGGGAATAGATGCAAAATTGTTTTTTGAAATCGTGTTGCAAAACACTATGGAAGGTTTTTTCGCCGATCCGATTTATGGGGGCAATAAAAACATGGTCAGTTGGAAAATGTTGGGGTTTCCGGGTGCGCGTTACGATTACCGCGCCTTTATTCATCAACATAACCAAAAGCTTGATATTGAACCGGTGAGTATTGCCAAATTGCCGGATTAA
- a CDS encoding cytochrome c, whose product MKRYFLFASIFFIVILLSIVSYINLRPAINGVTPLSLSGIKRTEIKRGAYLARIGDCVACHSKKGKADFSGGEPLLTPFGKITAGNITPDRQTGIGDWSDQDFINAVKYGRSRGGKFLYPAMPYPNFAQASNEDILAIKAYLFTLPPVKASLPKNELKFPFNIRFLVIGWNTLFFKKDGFVPDRRQTDEWNRGAYLVEGLGHCGMCHTPKNIFGADKLDKLYQGAVLQGWYAPEITSDSANGIGAWKNEEVVQYLKTGNNAHAFATGPMGAAVSNSLQHVDEKDLQAIATYLKSVPGSGEIGVKKAMAPDSPELQKGALIFSAHCSACHGVQGEGTKNIAPAFLKPSSIDMRNLTNPVMAVLNGNRATATEKHPTAPTMPSFRNSLSDEDIAAVLNYIRNSWGNRAAPIGKDVVFEARKKSRGDG is encoded by the coding sequence ATGAAACGCTATTTCCTGTTTGCATCAATATTTTTTATTGTCATTCTATTATCCATTGTCAGTTATATTAATTTGCGGCCGGCGATTAATGGCGTTACTCCCCTTTCTTTATCCGGAATAAAAAGAACAGAAATCAAACGGGGGGCTTATCTTGCCCGCATTGGTGATTGTGTCGCTTGTCACAGTAAAAAAGGCAAAGCGGATTTTTCAGGGGGTGAGCCGCTGCTCACCCCGTTCGGGAAAATTACCGCCGGTAATATCACGCCGGACAGGCAAACCGGCATTGGTGATTGGAGCGATCAGGATTTCATCAATGCCGTCAAATATGGCCGGTCAAGAGGAGGAAAATTCCTCTATCCGGCAATGCCTTATCCGAATTTTGCGCAAGCGAGCAATGAGGATATTCTGGCAATCAAAGCCTATCTTTTCACCCTACCGCCCGTTAAAGCTTCATTGCCGAAAAATGAGCTTAAATTTCCTTTTAATATCCGTTTTCTTGTTATCGGATGGAATACCTTGTTTTTTAAAAAGGATGGCTTTGTTCCGGATCGTAGACAAACAGATGAATGGAACAGAGGGGCATATCTTGTTGAAGGTTTAGGCCATTGCGGCATGTGCCACACACCGAAAAATATATTTGGTGCCGATAAATTAGATAAGCTTTATCAGGGAGCAGTGCTGCAAGGCTGGTACGCGCCGGAGATAACCTCCGATAGCGCGAATGGTATCGGAGCATGGAAAAACGAGGAAGTCGTTCAATATCTTAAAACGGGTAATAATGCCCATGCATTTGCCACTGGTCCGATGGGCGCAGCTGTCAGCAATTCGCTCCAGCATGTGGACGAAAAAGATTTGCAGGCAATCGCAACCTACCTTAAATCCGTTCCCGGCTCCGGAGAGATAGGCGTAAAAAAAGCAATGGCGCCGGACAGTCCGGAACTTCAAAAAGGGGCTTTGATATTTAGCGCTCATTGTAGCGCCTGTCACGGCGTTCAAGGTGAAGGAACGAAAAATATCGCACCTGCTTTTTTAAAACCAAGCAGTATAGATATGCGGAATTTAACAAATCCCGTTATGGCGGTTTTGAATGGCAACCGCGCTACCGCGACAGAAAAGCACCCGACGGCACCTACCATGCCGAGTTTTCGCAATAGTTTGTCGGATGAAGATATCGCGGCGGTGCTCAATTATATCAGAAATAGTTGGGGCAATCGTGCCGCGCCGATCGGAAAAGATGTAGTTTTCGAAGCCCGCAAGAAAAGCCGTGGTGACGGGTGA
- a CDS encoding GNAT family N-acetyltransferase: MKESDLADVCRIASLCHPDFPEEDAVLEEKFNLSPLSCFILSDNESSSSSVYGYCLAHPYKMNSIPALDQLLHKLPEKCDTLYIHDLALLPEAQGGGNGKKAVELLFNVAERENFDKLSLVAVHGAQLFWQKNGFKTVDVSKELKQKLLTYSEDARYMVCQH, encoded by the coding sequence ATGAAAGAAAGCGATCTGGCAGATGTCTGCCGGATCGCTTCACTTTGTCATCCGGATTTTCCGGAAGAGGATGCAGTGCTCGAAGAAAAGTTTAATCTTTCTCCTTTGTCCTGCTTTATTTTATCCGATAATGAATCAAGCTCGAGTAGCGTTTATGGCTATTGCCTTGCCCATCCATACAAAATGAATTCCATTCCTGCTCTTGACCAGCTGCTTCATAAACTGCCGGAAAAATGTGATACGCTCTATATTCACGACCTTGCTTTATTGCCTGAAGCGCAAGGCGGGGGAAATGGCAAAAAAGCGGTGGAGCTGCTGTTCAATGTAGCAGAGCGGGAAAATTTCGACAAACTTTCCCTTGTTGCTGTTCATGGGGCACAACTCTTTTGGCAGAAGAACGGGTTTAAAACGGTTGATGTGTCAAAGGAATTGAAGCAAAAATTGCTGACTTATAGCGAAGATGCCCGTTACATGGTGTGTCAACACTAA